A genome region from Setaria italica strain Yugu1 chromosome III, Setaria_italica_v2.0, whole genome shotgun sequence includes the following:
- the LOC101754860 gene encoding uncharacterized protein LOC101754860: MGPTAARLLPLLLAAASAASLLPASASAADAHAPASASDSAAYASARDAAARCAATIVSISPCLPHVAAVAPPLAASPPAPTDACCVAFLRAVYPSGGSGGEGCLCHLLRNPLLLGFPVDAARLGALLPACAAGNSFAAATVEAATLFADACRELKVLPELHVTPQSTSWPEISPGENISPAPGD; encoded by the exons ATGGgccccaccgccgctcgcctcctccccctcctcctcgcgGCCGCATCCGCCGCGTCACTCCTTccggcctcggcctccgccgcggacGCCcacgcccccgcctccgcctccgattCCGCCGCCTACGCCTCCGCGCGGGACGCAGCGGCGCGGTGCGCGGCGACGATCGTGTCCATCTCGCCGTGCCTGCCGcacgtggcggcggtggcgccgccgctagccgcgtccccgccggcgcccaccgACGCCTGCTGCGTCGCCTTCCTCCGCGCCGTCTACCCGTCGGGAGGGAGCGGAGGGGAGGGCTGCCTCTGCCACCTGCTCCGCAACCCGCTCCTCCTCGGCTTCCCCGTCGacgccgcccgcctcggcgcGCTCCTCCCCGCCTGCGCCGCGGGAAactccttcgccgccgccaccgtcgagGCCGCCACCCTCTTCGCCGACGCCTGCCGAG AGCTCAAGGTGCTGCCAGAATTGCATGTCACGCCCCAGTCAACATCGTGGCCAGAAATTTCCCCAGGTGAAAACATTTCTCCTGCTCCTGGTGATTGA